A DNA window from uncultured Methanoregula sp. contains the following coding sequences:
- a CDS encoding YkgJ family cysteine cluster protein has translation MTFNCRQCGICCMHLGDYIVIERQTGPFTFECESVSTGTAFTAEVDEDKRAIFSDHSFPEKHPSACRFLRPDGNLVRCTIHRDSPAQCKFYRCVVMHVSDSSGNALGTVTGTLALHSDDPRLRGIWEEAERLRPKDDKAAEQWLCRYLVERGYRVE, from the coding sequence ATGACGTTCAACTGCCGCCAGTGCGGGATCTGCTGCATGCATCTTGGAGACTATATCGTGATCGAACGCCAGACCGGCCCCTTCACGTTCGAATGCGAATCGGTCTCGACAGGAACTGCATTTACCGCAGAGGTTGACGAAGACAAGAGGGCAATCTTTTCCGATCACTCGTTTCCGGAGAAGCATCCGTCTGCCTGCCGGTTCCTCCGGCCGGACGGGAACCTTGTGCGCTGCACGATCCACCGCGACAGCCCGGCCCAGTGCAAATTCTACCGGTGTGTTGTCATGCACGTCTCGGATTCCTCCGGAAACGCCCTTGGGACCGTGACCGGAACGCTTGCTCTCCATTCGGATGACCCGCGCCTGAGGGGAATATGGGAGGAGGCTGAACGGCTCCGTCCAAAAGACGACAAGGCAGCCGAGCAATGGCTCTGCCGGTACCTGGTAGAACGGGGATACCGGGTCGAATGA